A genomic window from Paenibacillus sp. FSL K6-0276 includes:
- a CDS encoding TasA family protein, with product MGIKKTLGLGVASAALGLSLIGGGTFAYFSDTAQSTATFAAGTLDLNSDPSVIVNIANLKPGDTVLRSFKLKNDGSLDIGSIILNTTTQITDAKGDNYLDLAEFIKVKFLRNNDKGIPVVAPEDVVYETTLAALKSQHPDLVKNTGWDQLFTEASGIKAGTNDSFSVQFEFVENNQDQNIFQGDSLTLTWDFVAKQTAGSAK from the coding sequence ATGGGTATCAAGAAAACATTAGGTCTTGGCGTAGCATCTGCAGCACTGGGTTTATCATTGATTGGTGGAGGAACCTTCGCTTACTTTAGTGACACTGCACAAAGCACTGCTACATTTGCAGCAGGTACACTAGATTTGAACTCCGACCCTTCCGTTATCGTAAATATTGCAAACCTGAAGCCAGGTGATACTGTGCTTAGAAGTTTCAAATTAAAAAATGACGGTTCGCTCGATATTGGGTCTATTATACTGAACACAACCACTCAAATTACGGATGCTAAAGGTGATAACTACCTGGATTTAGCAGAGTTCATCAAAGTTAAATTCCTTAGAAATAATGATAAGGGAATACCTGTCGTCGCTCCGGAAGATGTAGTTTATGAGACTACACTGGCTGCTTTAAAAAGTCAGCATCCAGACCTCGTAAAAAATACGGGTTGGGATCAACTCTTTACTGAAGCATCTGGCATTAAAGCCGGCACCAATGACAGCTTCTCAGTCCAATTTGAATTTGTGGAAAATAACCAAGATCAAAATATTTTCCAAGGTGATAGCTTAACACTGACTTGGGATTTCGTAGCTAAGCAAACTGCTGGATCCGCTAAATAA
- a CDS encoding signal peptidase I gives MRIKKMINNILSSIMLVIFILLVVAVVLSKASGGEPAFFGYQIKSVLSGSMEPGIQTGSIVALKPGGDMNRFQKGDVITFRNEENLLITHRVVEATMNNATGEAMYRTKGDNNDAPDMNPTSSTNVVAEYTGVTVPYVGYAMNFAVSKAGSVVLMIVPGLMLLLYALYSSWKAVAALEKKNAAILPASPPPTEIQ, from the coding sequence ATGCGGATTAAAAAAATGATCAACAATATATTATCGAGCATCATGCTTGTGATTTTCATTCTGCTGGTAGTAGCCGTAGTTTTATCTAAAGCCTCCGGCGGTGAGCCTGCCTTCTTCGGATACCAGATCAAATCCGTACTCTCAGGTTCGATGGAACCAGGGATTCAGACCGGATCGATTGTCGCTTTAAAACCCGGAGGAGATATGAATCGCTTCCAAAAAGGCGATGTCATCACCTTTAGAAATGAAGAAAACCTACTCATTACTCACCGTGTTGTAGAAGCAACAATGAATAACGCTACCGGTGAAGCCATGTATCGCACGAAAGGCGATAACAATGATGCGCCTGATATGAACCCTACCAGCTCAACGAATGTTGTAGCTGAATATACCGGGGTCACCGTACCTTATGTAGGTTACGCTATGAATTTCGCGGTTTCCAAAGCTGGAAGTGTTGTGCTCATGATCGTACCTGGCTTGATGCTCCTGCTCTATGCCCTGTACTCGTCATGGAAGGCAGTAGCTGCACTCGAAAAGAAAAATGCTGCTATACTGCCCGCCTCTCCACCTCCAACTGAAATACAGTAA
- the copZ gene encoding copper chaperone CopZ translates to MSNATLNVEGMSCGHCVSSVEKAVGNLGATAKVDLAAKKVSVEYDENKVSLGAIKEAIEDQGYDVV, encoded by the coding sequence ATGTCAAACGCTACACTTAATGTAGAAGGAATGTCTTGTGGTCACTGTGTTAGCTCTGTAGAGAAGGCCGTAGGCAATCTTGGAGCAACTGCTAAGGTTGATCTCGCAGCTAAGAAAGTTTCCGTTGAGTATGATGAGAACAAGGTTAGTCTTGGAGCGATTAAAGAAGCCATTGAAGATCAAGGGTATGATGTAGTTTAA
- a CDS encoding 2-oxoglutarate dehydrogenase E1 component, which produces MAAKEPYNESIWSKYYGPNLGYIQERYEQFVKDPSTVENNYRELFTNSGPPPLTPDSEPAPQPRISGDTEWLRKAVRASKLIANIRIYGHMAAEIDPLERDHNPMAKYLELETYELTREDLIALPATLIWENAPNDVHTGWDAVQRMRQAYTKTIAYEFGHVHEEQELKWLNRQAESTSSPAPLNNSERKELLNRLIQVEQFETFLHKTFVGQKRFSLEGNDALVPMLDEIVRAAAHDGAEHILMGMAHRGRLNVLAHILGKPYDIIFSEFHHSPNKELFPSEGSTGINYGWTGDVKYHLGADRAVHEGETVRTRITLANNPSHLEFVNPVVEGFTRAAQEDRSTAGLPKIDTSKAMAVLMHGDAAFPGEGIVAETLNIGKLQGYQNGGTIHIIVNNRIGFTTESEDSRSTHYASDIAKGYEIPIIHVNADDPEACISAVRLASAYRNQFKKDFVIDLIGYRRHGHNEMDDPETTQPIVYSKVRNHPTVYKVYAERLQREKILTADDVQKMHTETEGVLQRAYDSMKEGNYKKKEPKAFIPLQTERSAGGTTAVPISSLQEINRELLTVPDGFQVYPKLERILQRRKDALNEGEKVDWALAESLAFATILKDGTPIRLSGQDAQRGTFAHRHLVLHDSKTGKLFSPLHQLSDSRASFGVYNSPLSEASVLGFEYGYNVFAPETFAIWEAQYGDFANAGQVIFDQFIAAGRAKWTQRSNLVVMLPHGYEGQGPEHSSGRLERFLQLSAEENWTVANLTTASQYFHLLRRQAALCGQEDAKPLVIMTPKSLIRNPRSTSAGTELASGQFQPVLAEPLLGQKPGEVKRLVVCSGKVAIDIQTELEAASDKDWSWLHVLRLEQLYPFPERELSEHLNAFRSLQEIVWVQEEPKNMGGWSYTEPRLRAIAPQNTSVRYIGRPERSSPASGYADVHSFEQRRIVTEALKSNSQVQTAVPSS; this is translated from the coding sequence ATGGCAGCCAAAGAGCCCTATAACGAATCCATTTGGAGTAAGTATTACGGACCCAATTTAGGCTACATTCAAGAAAGATATGAACAGTTTGTGAAAGATCCTTCCACCGTAGAGAATAATTATCGCGAGCTTTTTACAAATTCGGGTCCACCACCATTAACACCGGATAGCGAACCGGCTCCACAGCCTCGCATTTCGGGAGACACCGAATGGCTTAGAAAGGCAGTAAGAGCTTCCAAGCTAATCGCTAATATTCGTATATATGGCCATATGGCCGCTGAAATTGATCCGCTAGAGCGGGACCACAATCCCATGGCTAAATATCTCGAACTCGAAACCTATGAGCTGACTCGTGAGGATCTGATCGCACTACCTGCCACGCTCATTTGGGAGAATGCGCCGAATGATGTTCATACCGGGTGGGATGCTGTTCAGCGCATGCGTCAGGCATACACCAAGACAATCGCCTATGAATTCGGGCATGTACATGAAGAACAGGAACTGAAATGGTTGAACAGACAGGCAGAATCCACAAGCTCACCAGCACCTTTAAATAATTCAGAACGCAAAGAGCTGCTGAACCGCCTGATCCAAGTAGAGCAATTCGAAACCTTCCTCCACAAGACCTTTGTGGGTCAGAAGCGTTTCAGCTTGGAAGGCAATGACGCTCTCGTACCTATGCTGGATGAAATCGTACGCGCTGCTGCGCATGACGGCGCAGAGCATATTCTGATGGGCATGGCGCATCGTGGTCGCCTCAACGTTCTTGCACATATTTTGGGCAAACCTTATGATATTATATTTTCAGAGTTTCATCATTCTCCGAACAAGGAGCTTTTCCCTTCCGAAGGCTCTACAGGCATTAACTATGGCTGGACGGGTGATGTGAAATACCATCTCGGTGCAGACCGTGCTGTCCATGAAGGAGAAACCGTACGCACAAGAATAACACTAGCGAATAACCCGAGTCACTTGGAATTCGTCAATCCTGTCGTGGAAGGCTTCACTCGCGCTGCGCAAGAAGATCGGAGCACAGCCGGATTGCCGAAGATTGATACCAGTAAAGCAATGGCGGTGCTGATGCATGGCGATGCTGCTTTTCCAGGTGAAGGGATTGTTGCAGAAACACTTAATATCGGCAAACTTCAAGGTTATCAGAATGGTGGGACGATCCATATTATTGTTAATAACCGGATCGGCTTTACGACAGAAAGTGAAGACTCCCGTTCAACGCATTATGCGAGTGACATCGCCAAAGGATATGAAATTCCAATTATCCATGTCAACGCTGATGATCCTGAGGCTTGTATATCAGCAGTTCGTTTAGCTAGCGCATATCGCAATCAATTCAAAAAGGATTTCGTCATTGATCTCATCGGCTACCGTCGTCATGGACACAACGAAATGGATGATCCTGAAACTACACAACCTATCGTCTACAGTAAGGTACGCAATCATCCAACCGTCTACAAGGTGTATGCGGAGCGACTACAGCGTGAAAAAATCCTTACAGCTGATGATGTCCAAAAGATGCACACTGAAACAGAAGGCGTATTGCAACGTGCTTACGATAGTATGAAGGAAGGCAATTACAAGAAAAAAGAACCGAAAGCCTTCATTCCTCTTCAAACGGAGCGTTCAGCGGGAGGCACTACAGCCGTACCGATCTCCAGTCTGCAAGAGATCAATCGTGAGCTACTGACAGTTCCTGATGGATTCCAAGTCTACCCGAAGCTGGAGCGAATTCTGCAGCGTCGCAAGGATGCGCTGAATGAGGGTGAAAAGGTCGACTGGGCACTCGCTGAGTCTCTCGCCTTCGCAACCATTCTGAAGGATGGAACGCCTATTAGACTTAGCGGTCAGGATGCACAACGCGGCACCTTCGCACACCGCCATCTGGTGCTGCACGACAGTAAGACAGGAAAATTATTCTCTCCACTTCATCAGCTAAGTGATTCCCGCGCTTCCTTTGGCGTATACAACAGTCCGCTGTCTGAAGCTTCTGTACTAGGCTTTGAGTATGGTTATAATGTGTTCGCACCAGAAACTTTCGCCATCTGGGAAGCACAATATGGCGACTTCGCCAATGCAGGTCAGGTTATATTTGATCAGTTCATTGCCGCCGGACGTGCGAAATGGACGCAACGCAGCAATCTTGTCGTTATGTTACCACATGGCTACGAAGGACAGGGACCCGAGCATTCTAGCGGTAGATTGGAACGCTTCCTACAGTTGTCCGCGGAAGAGAACTGGACCGTTGCCAACTTGACCACCGCTTCTCAATATTTCCATCTCTTGCGGCGCCAAGCTGCTTTATGTGGGCAGGAAGACGCTAAGCCACTGGTGATTATGACGCCGAAGAGTCTCATTCGTAATCCGCGCAGCACATCTGCCGGAACCGAGCTCGCCTCCGGACAATTCCAGCCTGTGTTAGCAGAGCCTCTTCTAGGCCAGAAACCAGGTGAGGTCAAACGCCTAGTAGTCTGCAGCGGTAAAGTAGCTATCGATATCCAAACAGAGCTAGAAGCTGCTTCAGATAAGGATTGGTCTTGGTTGCATGTCCTTCGCCTAGAGCAACTCTACCCGTTCCCAGAACGCGAGCTGAGCGAACATTTAAATGCCTTCCGCTCTCTTCAGGAAATTGTCTGGGTGCAAGAAGAGCCGAAGAATATGGGTGGCTGGAGCTACACCGAACCTCGGTTACGCGCCATCGCACCACAGAATACAAGCGTGAGATATATCGGTCGTCCAGAACGTTCTAGCCCGGCCAGTGGTTATGCAGATGTTCATAGCTTTGAACAACGTAGAATTGTTACAGAGGCCCTAAAATCAAATTCACAAGTACAAACGGCTGTACCGTCCTCTTAA
- the odhB gene encoding 2-oxoglutarate dehydrogenase complex dihydrolipoyllysine-residue succinyltransferase, which produces MSEILVPDLGESISEGTIYKWLVKEGDTVGQGDVLAELETDKVNLEISAEVEGVISSILRQAGENVAVGEAIGIIGAASGSTPQAAESKAPEAAPASGSAAAAPVAAPEVAVAGGESPAALASPGARKLARERGIDLGEVSARDPIGRIGQADVSGHGAAAPQAAAPVAPAAQAKPEPAKPAASKAAPEDGKNVERKRMSRRRLTIASRLVEAQQTAAMLTTFNEVDMTAILDIRKRRKDAFKEKHEVGLGFMSFFTKAVIGALKTYPLLNAEIDGEDLVVKKFYDIGIAVAAKEGLVVPVVRDADRLSFPEIERQIGELASKARANTLSLSELQGGTFTITNGGVFGSLLSTPILNTPQVGILGMHKIQLRPIALDEERTVNRPMMYIALSYDHRIVDGSEAVSFLVKVKELLEDPEALLLEG; this is translated from the coding sequence GTGTCAGAAATCTTAGTACCCGATTTGGGCGAATCCATATCCGAAGGAACGATCTATAAGTGGTTAGTTAAAGAAGGCGATACCGTCGGTCAAGGGGATGTGCTTGCTGAGCTAGAAACCGATAAGGTCAATCTCGAGATTAGTGCGGAGGTGGAGGGTGTCATCTCCTCCATCCTACGTCAAGCGGGCGAGAACGTAGCCGTTGGCGAAGCCATCGGCATCATTGGAGCCGCTAGCGGCAGTACACCGCAGGCCGCTGAGAGCAAAGCGCCTGAAGCGGCACCGGCAAGCGGCAGCGCAGCAGCCGCACCTGTAGCAGCGCCCGAAGTCGCTGTAGCGGGTGGCGAAAGCCCCGCTGCACTGGCATCGCCGGGCGCACGCAAGCTGGCACGGGAGCGCGGCATCGACCTCGGCGAGGTTAGCGCCCGTGATCCTATCGGCCGGATTGGTCAGGCCGATGTGTCGGGTCATGGTGCAGCAGCGCCGCAGGCCGCTGCACCGGTAGCTCCGGCGGCGCAAGCCAAGCCGGAGCCAGCGAAGCCGGCAGCGAGCAAAGCCGCGCCGGAGGATGGCAAGAACGTGGAGCGCAAGCGCATGTCGCGCAGACGGCTCACGATTGCTAGCCGCTTGGTAGAAGCGCAGCAGACCGCAGCCATGCTCACCACCTTCAACGAGGTGGACATGACAGCGATCCTCGACATCCGCAAGCGCCGCAAGGATGCTTTTAAAGAGAAGCATGAAGTTGGACTAGGCTTCATGTCCTTCTTCACCAAAGCCGTGATCGGTGCACTGAAGACCTATCCACTGCTGAACGCAGAGATCGACGGTGAAGATCTGGTCGTTAAGAAATTCTACGACATCGGTATTGCCGTTGCAGCTAAGGAAGGTCTCGTGGTTCCAGTTGTCCGTGACGCGGATCGACTGAGCTTCCCGGAAATCGAACGTCAGATTGGCGAACTCGCTTCCAAGGCACGCGCTAATACGCTAAGCCTCTCCGAGCTTCAAGGTGGTACGTTCACCATCACCAACGGTGGTGTATTCGGTTCCTTGTTATCCACTCCGATTCTGAATACCCCTCAAGTAGGTATTCTAGGGATGCATAAGATTCAATTGCGTCCAATCGCGTTGGATGAAGAAAGAACCGTTAACCGTCCAATGATGTATATCGCCCTTTCCTACGATCACCGGATCGTTGACGGCTCTGAAGCGGTAAGCTTCCTCGTCAAAGTGAAGGAATTGCTGGAAGATCCAGAAGCACTGCTGCTGGAAGGCTAA
- a CDS encoding MDR family MFS transporter: MHTKESNLKLVVVGLLLGILMSAMDNTIVASAMGTIVSDLGGLDKIVWVTSAYMVMVMAGTPIFGKLSDMYGRKRFFMFGLIVFLIGSALCGTATSITQLSIYRAIQGIGGGALMPIAFTIVFDIYPPEKRGKLTGLFGAVFGISSVLGPLLGAYITDYVGWQWVFYINLPLGIIALFLIATSYKESISHAKQRIDWGGAFTLVGAIICLMFALELGGNQYAWDSSVILGLFAGFAVLLLAFIFIERVAAEPIISFAMFRKRLFATSSVTSLFYGSAFIVATIYIPIFVQGVFGGSATNSGLILMPMMIGTVVGSQTGGLLTTKTSFRNIMILSAVCFVAGVYSLSTLSPDTSRLMLNVFMALTGFGVGFSFSVLSMAAIHNFDMRQRGSATSTSTFMRSLGMTLGITIFGIIQRNSFTSSISDAFGGSEQSAGFGDPRAALTPEARAKIPPEILEKISSALSSSIAHTFMWALIPAALGLVFVLLMPKDRLTIPGKAVQASEGKR, encoded by the coding sequence ATGCATACTAAAGAAAGTAATCTTAAACTCGTAGTTGTTGGCCTGCTGCTCGGTATTCTTATGTCCGCTATGGACAATACCATTGTAGCTTCAGCTATGGGTACCATTGTCTCCGACCTTGGTGGTCTGGACAAAATCGTATGGGTCACCTCGGCTTATATGGTCATGGTAATGGCTGGAACCCCTATCTTCGGCAAGCTTTCGGATATGTATGGACGTAAACGTTTCTTCATGTTCGGTCTGATTGTATTCCTGATTGGCTCGGCTCTGTGCGGTACTGCCACCAGTATTACACAGCTCAGCATTTACCGCGCGATTCAAGGGATCGGCGGCGGCGCACTAATGCCAATCGCCTTCACCATCGTCTTCGACATTTACCCACCTGAAAAAAGAGGAAAGCTGACCGGCCTATTCGGTGCCGTCTTCGGAATCTCCAGTGTACTCGGACCGTTACTGGGTGCATATATTACCGACTATGTTGGCTGGCAGTGGGTATTCTACATTAACCTGCCACTCGGAATTATTGCACTTTTTCTGATTGCAACTTCTTACAAGGAATCGATCTCTCACGCTAAACAGCGCATCGACTGGGGCGGAGCCTTCACTCTCGTCGGCGCCATTATCTGCCTAATGTTTGCGCTAGAACTGGGAGGCAACCAATACGCTTGGGATTCTAGTGTCATCCTCGGCTTATTCGCGGGCTTTGCTGTTCTCTTGCTGGCGTTCATCTTCATTGAGAGAGTGGCGGCTGAACCTATCATCTCGTTCGCGATGTTCCGCAAACGACTGTTTGCAACAAGTAGCGTGACCAGCTTGTTCTATGGCTCTGCCTTTATCGTAGCTACTATCTACATTCCTATCTTTGTGCAAGGCGTATTTGGTGGTTCAGCTACGAACTCAGGCCTGATTCTCATGCCGATGATGATCGGTACGGTCGTTGGCAGTCAGACTGGGGGTCTACTTACAACAAAAACCAGCTTCCGCAACATTATGATCCTATCCGCAGTCTGCTTTGTCGCAGGTGTCTACAGTCTGAGCACTTTATCACCAGATACCTCCCGTCTCATGCTAAATGTATTCATGGCCTTGACTGGGTTCGGCGTGGGCTTCTCCTTCTCCGTACTGAGTATGGCGGCGATCCATAATTTCGATATGCGCCAACGCGGTTCGGCAACTTCAACAAGTACCTTTATGCGCTCTCTTGGGATGACGCTGGGGATTACGATCTTCGGTATTATTCAGCGAAATAGCTTCACCAGCAGTATTAGCGATGCTTTTGGCGGTAGTGAGCAGTCAGCGGGCTTCGGCGATCCACGGGCGGCCCTGACACCTGAAGCAAGAGCCAAGATTCCACCTGAAATCTTAGAGAAAATATCTAGTGCACTGTCCTCTTCTATCGCGCATACCTTTATGTGGGCCTTGATTCCTGCCGCCCTTGGTTTAGTCTTTGTGCTGCTTATGCCAAAAGACCGTCTCACCATTCCAGGTAAAGCTGTTCAGGCGTCCGAGGGCAAAAGGTAA
- a CDS encoding metal-sensitive transcriptional regulator has translation MSHHSADFKSSLNTRLNRIEGQIRGIKGMIERDTYCDDVLNQLAAVQAALNGVGKMLLEGHMKSCIVERIEAGEHEVIDELLITVNKLMK, from the coding sequence ATAAGTCATCATTCGGCAGATTTTAAGAGTAGTTTGAATACTCGCCTCAACCGGATTGAGGGTCAGATCCGCGGGATAAAGGGTATGATAGAGCGGGATACTTATTGTGATGATGTGCTCAACCAGCTCGCAGCCGTTCAAGCGGCTCTAAACGGTGTTGGTAAGATGTTGCTGGAAGGGCATATGAAGAGTTGTATAGTTGAACGAATTGAAGCCGGTGAACATGAGGTTATCGACGAGCTCCTAATTACGGTTAACAAATTAATGAAATAA
- a CDS encoding anti-repressor SinI family protein, translating into MDKSNQGSYREQQVIDLDVEWVHLLLAAKKAGIKTDEIRRFFHEKTVQAVQ; encoded by the coding sequence TTGGACAAGTCCAACCAGGGAAGCTACAGAGAACAGCAGGTCATTGATCTAGACGTTGAGTGGGTACATTTATTATTAGCAGCTAAGAAGGCTGGCATAAAGACAGATGAAATTCGTCGATTCTTTCATGAGAAGACTGTGCAAGCCGTGCAGTAA
- a CDS encoding helix-turn-helix domain-containing protein gives MGQRIQHLRLEKGLSLSELADRADVAKSYLSNVERNIQSNPSIQFIEKIADALQVSIHALLYGEPNDAEESPLDSEWFRLVQEAMASGISKREFKEFLDYQKWRLDQKD, from the coding sequence ATGGGCCAACGTATCCAGCATCTCCGCCTAGAAAAGGGATTGTCCCTATCTGAGCTTGCGGACAGAGCGGATGTTGCTAAGTCGTATCTTAGCAATGTGGAGAGAAACATCCAATCCAATCCTTCAATCCAGTTTATCGAAAAGATCGCCGACGCGCTTCAGGTATCCATCCACGCTTTACTCTATGGAGAGCCTAATGATGCTGAGGAATCACCTTTAGATTCGGAATGGTTCCGATTGGTGCAGGAAGCTATGGCCTCAGGCATAAGCAAACGCGAATTCAAGGAGTTTCTGGACTACCAGAAATGGCGCCTTGATCAGAAGGATTAA
- a CDS encoding PadR family transcriptional regulator — protein MSMKLAILGLLLERNMHPYEITLVMKERSMDRITKLQLGSLYYAVDKLAQDGYIEALEVISSSDRPDKTIYGITEQGKTLFEQLILQQIKKNEPFFHPMYMALAMTRHVDQSKVEKLLEERIRETEHQVNLAYQVYEEHIPIVPRSALHLMYGTYEHTLTELKWLQRLYDDVVTRKLNDIGTPLNTE, from the coding sequence ATGTCGATGAAATTGGCAATTCTCGGTCTACTGCTGGAACGGAACATGCATCCCTATGAAATTACACTGGTTATGAAAGAGCGCTCCATGGACCGAATTACAAAGCTGCAGCTCGGATCTCTCTATTACGCTGTCGATAAGCTTGCACAAGATGGTTATATCGAGGCCTTAGAGGTTATTAGCAGCAGTGATCGTCCTGACAAAACGATTTACGGTATTACTGAACAAGGCAAAACTTTATTCGAGCAGCTAATTCTACAGCAGATTAAGAAGAACGAGCCCTTCTTTCATCCGATGTATATGGCTCTTGCCATGACCCGTCATGTCGATCAAAGCAAGGTAGAGAAATTACTCGAGGAACGTATCCGTGAAACGGAGCATCAAGTGAATCTGGCTTATCAGGTGTATGAAGAGCATATTCCTATTGTTCCTCGTTCCGCACTTCATCTCATGTACGGCACCTACGAGCACACCCTGACTGAGCTAAAATGGCTGCAACGTCTCTATGATGATGTTGTAACACGCAAGTTAAATGATATTGGAACACCACTCAATACAGAGTAG